From Pseudomonas alcaligenes, a single genomic window includes:
- a CDS encoding iron-containing alcohol dehydrogenase, which translates to MSKTANWNYPTSVRFGAGRIKELPELCRSVGMQRPLLVTDRGLGSAPITLAALDSLKEAGLGAALFCELKPNPVESNLDAGLAAYHAGKHDGVVAFGGGSGLDMGKLIAFMSGQARPVWDFEDVGDWWTRADPRGIAPVIAVPTTAGTGSEVGRAGILTDERTHTKRIIFHPLMMPKIVISDPELSVGMPAFITAGTGMDAFSHCLEAYCAPGFHPLADGVAVEGMRLVARALVRAVRQPGDLDARADMLAAAAMGATAFQKGLGGMHALAHPIGALYDTHHGMTNATLMPYVLKFNRSVIEERITRLAAYLGLADPGFDSFLALVMQLRADTGVPHSLAELGVDAAQTALIAQMAVVDPSAGGNPRPLSEADVIQIFTAALHGQL; encoded by the coding sequence ATGAGCAAGACCGCCAACTGGAACTACCCGACCTCGGTGCGCTTCGGCGCCGGGCGGATCAAGGAACTGCCCGAGCTGTGCCGCAGCGTCGGCATGCAGCGCCCGCTGCTGGTCACCGACCGCGGCCTGGGCAGCGCACCGATCACCCTCGCCGCCCTCGACTCGCTGAAAGAGGCCGGCCTCGGCGCCGCGCTGTTCTGCGAGCTCAAGCCCAACCCGGTGGAAAGCAACCTGGACGCCGGCCTGGCCGCCTACCATGCCGGCAAGCACGACGGCGTGGTCGCCTTCGGCGGCGGCAGCGGCCTGGACATGGGCAAGCTGATCGCCTTCATGAGCGGCCAGGCCCGGCCGGTGTGGGACTTCGAGGATGTCGGCGACTGGTGGACGCGCGCCGACCCGCGCGGCATCGCCCCGGTGATCGCCGTGCCGACCACCGCCGGCACCGGTTCGGAAGTCGGCCGCGCCGGCATCCTCACCGACGAGCGCACGCACACCAAGCGCATCATCTTTCACCCGCTGATGATGCCGAAGATCGTCATCAGCGATCCGGAGCTCTCCGTCGGCATGCCGGCCTTCATCACCGCCGGTACTGGCATGGACGCCTTCTCCCACTGCCTGGAAGCCTACTGCGCCCCAGGCTTCCACCCGCTGGCCGATGGTGTTGCGGTGGAAGGCATGCGCCTGGTGGCCCGCGCCCTGGTACGCGCCGTGCGCCAGCCGGGCGATCTCGACGCGCGCGCCGACATGCTCGCCGCCGCCGCCATGGGCGCCACCGCCTTCCAGAAAGGCCTCGGCGGCATGCACGCCCTGGCCCACCCGATCGGCGCGCTGTACGACACCCACCACGGCATGACCAACGCCACGCTGATGCCCTATGTACTGAAGTTCAACCGCAGCGTGATCGAGGAACGCATCACTCGCCTGGCCGCCTACCTGGGCCTGGCCGATCCCGGTTTCGACAGTTTCCTCGCCCTGGTCATGCAGCTGCGCGCCGACACCGGCGTACCGCACAGCCTGGCCGAACTGGGGGTGGATGCGGCGCAGACCGCGCTGATCGCGCAGATGGCAGTGGTCGACCCCTCTGCCGGCGGCAACCCGCGGCCGCTGAGCGAGGCCGATGTCATCCAGATCTTCACCGCCGCCCTGCACGGCCAGCTGTAA
- a CDS encoding aldehyde dehydrogenase family protein produces the protein MNTIRLISPVDGSLYAERPCASSTQLQQALSEAQQAQRAWRELSIEQRASYCLKAVDAMLAMGAEIAPELAWQMGRPVRYGAGELRGFEERARYMVGIAGRALADVVPPPKDGFRRYIRREPLGTVLVIAPWNYPYLTAVNAIIPALMAGNAVLLKHASQTLLVGERFALAFERAGLPHGLFRNLVLDHGQTATLIASGQVQQVNFTGSVAGGRLIESAAAGHFIGVGLELGGKDPAYVRADANLAHAVENLVDGSFFNSGQSCCGIERIYVDKKLYPAFVDGFVELTRQYALGSPLEEATTLGPLVRSSAAEFVRGQIAEAKAKGAKALIDAKTFAADAPGTAYMAPQVLVQVDHQMAVMREESFGPVVGIMPVDNDAQAIALMNDSPYGLSAAIWSEDLDAAEQLGQQLDTGTVFMNRCDYLDPALAWTGVKHTGRGASLSSLGYEHLTRPKSFHLRHQL, from the coding sequence ATGAATACCATTCGCCTGATTTCCCCGGTGGACGGCAGCCTGTACGCCGAACGCCCCTGCGCCAGCTCGACCCAGCTGCAGCAGGCCCTGAGCGAAGCCCAGCAGGCCCAGCGCGCCTGGCGCGAGCTGAGCATCGAACAACGCGCCAGCTATTGCCTGAAGGCGGTCGACGCCATGCTGGCGATGGGCGCCGAGATCGCCCCGGAACTGGCCTGGCAGATGGGCCGCCCGGTGCGCTACGGCGCCGGCGAGCTGCGCGGCTTCGAGGAACGCGCGCGCTACATGGTCGGCATCGCCGGCCGCGCCCTGGCCGACGTGGTGCCGCCACCGAAAGACGGTTTCCGTCGCTATATCCGCCGCGAGCCGCTGGGCACCGTGCTGGTCATCGCGCCGTGGAACTACCCCTACCTGACGGCGGTGAACGCCATCATCCCGGCCCTGATGGCCGGCAACGCGGTGCTGCTCAAGCACGCCAGCCAGACCCTGCTGGTCGGCGAGCGCTTCGCCCTGGCCTTCGAGCGCGCCGGCCTGCCCCATGGGCTGTTCCGCAACCTGGTGCTGGATCACGGCCAGACCGCCACCCTGATCGCCTCCGGCCAGGTACAGCAGGTCAACTTCACCGGCTCGGTGGCCGGCGGCCGGCTGATCGAAAGCGCCGCTGCCGGGCACTTCATCGGCGTTGGCCTGGAGCTGGGCGGCAAGGATCCCGCCTATGTGCGCGCCGATGCCAACCTGGCCCACGCCGTGGAAAACCTGGTGGACGGCAGCTTCTTCAACTCCGGGCAGAGCTGCTGCGGCATCGAGCGCATCTATGTGGACAAGAAGCTCTATCCGGCCTTCGTCGACGGCTTCGTCGAACTGACCCGGCAGTACGCGCTGGGCAGCCCGCTGGAAGAGGCCACCACCCTCGGCCCGCTGGTGCGCAGCAGCGCCGCCGAGTTCGTTCGCGGACAGATTGCCGAAGCCAAGGCAAAGGGCGCCAAAGCCCTGATCGACGCCAAGACCTTCGCCGCCGACGCACCCGGCACCGCCTACATGGCGCCGCAGGTGCTGGTGCAGGTCGATCACCAGATGGCGGTGATGCGCGAGGAAAGCTTCGGCCCGGTGGTCGGCATCATGCCGGTGGACAACGACGCCCAGGCCATCGCCCTGATGAACGACAGCCCCTACGGCCTCAGCGCGGCGATCTGGAGCGAGGATCTGGACGCCGCCGAGCAGCTCGGCCAGCAGCTCGATACCGGCACCGTGTTCATGAACCGCTGCGACTACCTCGACCCGGCCCTGGCCTGGACCGGAGTCAAGCACACCGGGCGCGGCGCCAGCCTGTCCAGCCTCGGCTACGAACACCTGACCAGGCCCAAGTCCTTCCACCTGCGCCACCAGCTCTGA
- a CDS encoding glutamine synthetase family protein, whose translation MTAHLSLTGLRELAVAGKIDTVLACMVDMQGRLIGKRFQVEFFLDSAFEETHGCDYLLADDIDMEPVPGYAAASWKQGYGDFVFKPDLTTLRVVPWLEGTALVLCDVQDHHHHDLPHSPRGILKRQIARLTERGYQGMFASELEFYLFDQSYEGIHTQHYQNPKTAGYYIEDYSILQTIREEPVMRAIRKHLQAAGIPVENSKGEWGPGQEEINVRYAEALVMADRHSIIKHACKEIALLQGKAVTFMAKWNYNLAGSSSHIHNSLFSLDGSQALFFDPEAEHGMSKLMRQWVAGQLKYASDITYFLAPYINSYKRFQAGTFAPTRAVWSCDNRTAGFRLCGAGSKGIRIECRIGGADLNPYLAYAALIAAGLAGIDEQLELPPAFSGDAYEHDELPEVAKTLRGATEALDRSTLLRQALGDDVVEHYLHTARWEQLEYDRRVTDWELRRGFERY comes from the coding sequence ATGACTGCCCACCTCAGCCTCACCGGCCTGCGCGAACTCGCCGTGGCCGGCAAGATCGACACCGTCCTGGCCTGCATGGTCGACATGCAGGGCCGCCTGATCGGCAAGCGCTTCCAGGTCGAGTTCTTCCTCGACAGCGCCTTTGAAGAGACCCACGGCTGCGACTACCTGCTGGCCGACGACATCGACATGGAGCCGGTGCCCGGCTACGCCGCCGCCAGCTGGAAGCAGGGCTACGGCGACTTCGTGTTCAAGCCCGACCTCACCACCCTGCGCGTGGTGCCCTGGCTGGAAGGCACCGCCCTGGTGCTGTGCGACGTGCAGGATCACCACCACCACGACCTGCCGCACAGCCCGCGCGGCATCCTCAAGCGGCAGATCGCCCGGCTCACCGAGCGCGGCTACCAGGGCATGTTCGCCTCCGAGCTGGAGTTCTACCTGTTCGACCAGAGCTACGAGGGCATCCACACCCAGCACTACCAGAACCCCAAGACCGCCGGTTACTACATCGAGGACTACAGCATCCTGCAGACCATCCGCGAGGAGCCGGTGATGCGCGCCATCCGCAAGCACCTGCAGGCCGCCGGCATCCCGGTGGAAAACTCCAAGGGCGAATGGGGGCCGGGCCAGGAAGAGATCAACGTGCGCTACGCCGAGGCCCTGGTGATGGCCGACCGCCACAGCATCATCAAGCACGCCTGCAAGGAGATCGCCCTGCTGCAGGGCAAGGCCGTGACCTTCATGGCCAAGTGGAACTACAACCTGGCCGGCTCCAGCAGCCATATCCACAACTCGCTGTTCAGCCTCGACGGCAGCCAGGCGCTGTTCTTCGACCCCGAGGCCGAACACGGCATGTCCAAGCTGATGCGCCAGTGGGTGGCCGGCCAGCTCAAGTACGCCAGCGACATCACCTACTTCCTGGCGCCCTACATCAACTCCTACAAGCGCTTCCAGGCCGGCACCTTCGCCCCCACCCGCGCGGTGTGGAGCTGCGACAACCGTACCGCCGGCTTCCGCCTGTGCGGCGCGGGCAGCAAGGGCATCCGCATCGAGTGCCGCATCGGCGGCGCCGACCTCAACCCCTACCTGGCCTATGCCGCGCTGATCGCAGCGGGCCTCGCCGGCATCGACGAACAGCTGGAGCTGCCACCGGCCTTCTCCGGCGATGCCTACGAGCATGACGAACTGCCCGAGGTGGCCAAGACCCTGCGCGGCGCCACCGAGGCCCTCGACCGCTCGACACTGCTGCGCCAGGCCCTGGGCGACGACGTGGTCGAACACTACCTGCACACCGCACGCTGGGAGCAGCTGGAGTACGACCGCCGGGTGACCGACTGGGAGCTGCGCCGCGGCTTCGAACGCTATTAG
- a CDS encoding amino acid permease, whose protein sequence is MKQESGVSYTTVDNSYFEKRGLRRYAGVWSLWALGVGAVISGHFSGWNFGLANGWGSMLIAAIIIAVMYLGLTFSLAEMSPALPHTGAAYSFARSAMGPWGGFLTGLAENVEYVLTPAVIVFFIGSYMGSIFGTPSEYQPLWWIGFYLAFVWLNVIGVELSFKVTLVVTLLALACLVIFWFSALPHIDFARYAMNVGADGAELPEGGGPFLPKGLVGILASLPFAVWLFLAIEQLPLAAEESVDPKRDMPRGIIAGMFTLIVSAFMILWLNPATNGVGSFALGTSGEPLLDGFKAIYGDNIAKLLALVAVLGLVASFHTIIFAMGRQVYSLSRAGYFLPWLSVTHGQRKTPHVAMIGGSLLALAVMMALWFIFGEEKGGAVIGGTLLNMAVFGAMFSYFMQALSFILLRKNLPNIERPYRSPLGVPGAMLTMLIAAVTLYYQLTGDPAYTVGVLWVAGFFALGILYFAIVGRHRLILSPEEEFAMEQREKDKNN, encoded by the coding sequence ATGAAACAGGAATCGGGAGTCAGCTACACCACAGTCGATAACAGTTACTTCGAAAAACGCGGCCTGCGGCGCTATGCCGGGGTCTGGTCACTCTGGGCCCTGGGGGTCGGCGCGGTAATCTCCGGGCATTTCTCCGGCTGGAACTTCGGCCTGGCCAATGGCTGGGGCAGCATGCTGATCGCCGCCATCATCATCGCGGTGATGTACCTGGGGCTGACCTTTTCCCTGGCGGAAATGTCCCCGGCCCTGCCCCACACCGGCGCCGCCTACTCCTTCGCCCGCAGCGCCATGGGCCCCTGGGGCGGCTTTCTCACCGGCCTGGCGGAGAACGTCGAGTACGTGCTCACCCCCGCGGTGATCGTTTTCTTTATCGGCAGCTACATGGGCAGCATCTTCGGCACGCCCAGCGAGTACCAGCCGCTGTGGTGGATCGGCTTCTACCTGGCCTTCGTCTGGCTCAACGTGATCGGCGTCGAGCTGTCGTTCAAGGTCACCCTGGTGGTCACCCTGCTGGCCCTGGCCTGCCTGGTGATCTTCTGGTTCAGCGCGCTGCCGCATATCGACTTCGCCCGCTACGCGATGAACGTCGGAGCCGACGGTGCCGAGCTGCCCGAAGGCGGCGGTCCGTTCCTGCCCAAGGGCCTGGTCGGCATACTCGCCTCGCTGCCGTTCGCCGTGTGGCTGTTCCTCGCCATCGAACAGCTGCCGCTGGCCGCCGAGGAGTCGGTCGATCCCAAGCGCGACATGCCCCGCGGCATCATCGCCGGCATGTTCACCCTGATCGTCTCGGCGTTCATGATTCTCTGGCTCAACCCGGCCACCAACGGTGTCGGTTCCTTCGCCCTGGGCACCTCGGGCGAGCCGCTGCTGGACGGCTTCAAGGCGATCTACGGCGACAACATCGCCAAGCTGCTGGCCCTGGTGGCAGTGCTCGGCCTGGTCGCCAGCTTCCATACCATCATCTTCGCCATGGGCCGCCAGGTGTACTCGCTAAGCCGCGCCGGCTACTTCCTGCCGTGGCTGTCGGTGACCCACGGCCAGCGCAAGACCCCGCACGTGGCGATGATCGGCGGCAGCCTGCTGGCCCTGGCGGTGATGATGGCGCTGTGGTTCATCTTCGGTGAGGAAAAGGGCGGCGCGGTGATCGGCGGCACCCTGCTCAACATGGCGGTGTTCGGCGCCATGTTCTCCTACTTCATGCAGGCGCTGTCGTTCATCCTGCTGCGCAAGAACCTGCCCAACATCGAGCGTCCCTATCGCAGCCCGCTGGGCGTACCGGGGGCAATGCTGACCATGCTGATCGCCGCCGTGACCCTGTACTACCAGCTCACCGGCGACCCGGCCTACACCGTCGGCGTGCTCTGGGTGGCCGGCTTCTTTGCCCTCGGCATCCTCTACTTCGCCATCGTCGGTCGCCATCGCCTGATCCTCTCGCCCGAAGAGGAGTTCGCCATGGAGCAACGCGAGAAAGACAAGAACAACTAA
- the mpl gene encoding UDP-N-acetylmuramate:L-alanyl-gamma-D-glutamyl-meso-diaminopimelate ligase, with protein sequence MHIHILGICGTFMGSLAVLAKELGHRVTGSDANVYPPMSTQLEAQGIELMQGYEPAHLQPAPDLVVVGNALSRGNPAVEYVLNQGLPYVSGPQWLADHVLQGRWVLGVAGTHGKTTTTSMLAWVLEHAGMSPGFLIGGVPQNFGVSARLGGTPFFVVEADEYDSAFFDKRSKFVHYRPRTAILNNLEFDHADIFPDLAAIERQFHHLVRTVPGEGLIIHPQAEEALARVVKMGCWTPVQTTGDGGQWQARLLSADGSRFEVIFNGQVEGTVEWELTGQHNVANALATLAAARHVGVVPALGIAGLSSFKSVKRRMEKVAEVKGVTIYDDFAHHPTAIATTLDGLRKRVGDAPVIAVIEPRSNSMKLGAHRDGLPASVVQADRVYWYAPANLGWDLAATVAGSTVPTEVCDSLEAIIAGVKAHAAPGTQVVVMSNGGFGGLHGKLAAALA encoded by the coding sequence ATGCACATCCATATTCTCGGTATCTGCGGCACTTTCATGGGCTCCCTGGCGGTGCTGGCGAAAGAGCTCGGCCATCGCGTTACCGGCTCCGACGCCAACGTCTACCCACCCATGAGTACCCAGCTCGAAGCCCAGGGCATCGAGCTGATGCAGGGCTACGAGCCGGCGCACCTGCAGCCGGCGCCCGACCTAGTGGTGGTCGGCAACGCCCTGAGTCGCGGCAACCCGGCGGTGGAGTACGTGCTCAACCAGGGCCTGCCTTATGTATCCGGCCCGCAGTGGCTGGCCGACCATGTGCTGCAGGGCCGCTGGGTGCTGGGCGTGGCCGGCACCCACGGCAAGACCACCACCACCAGCATGCTGGCCTGGGTGCTGGAACATGCCGGCATGAGCCCGGGCTTCCTGATCGGCGGTGTGCCGCAGAACTTCGGGGTGTCCGCGCGTCTGGGCGGCACGCCGTTCTTCGTGGTCGAGGCCGACGAGTACGACAGCGCCTTCTTCGACAAGCGCAGCAAGTTCGTGCACTACCGTCCGCGCACGGCGATCCTCAACAACCTGGAATTCGACCACGCGGACATTTTCCCGGATCTGGCGGCCATCGAGCGGCAGTTCCACCACCTGGTGCGTACCGTGCCGGGCGAGGGCCTGATCATCCATCCGCAGGCCGAAGAGGCCCTGGCGCGGGTGGTCAAGATGGGCTGCTGGACGCCGGTGCAGACCACCGGAGACGGTGGCCAGTGGCAGGCGCGCCTGCTCAGCGCGGACGGCTCGCGCTTCGAGGTGATCTTCAACGGCCAGGTCGAAGGCACGGTGGAGTGGGAGCTGACCGGCCAGCACAACGTGGCCAACGCCTTGGCCACCCTGGCCGCCGCCCGCCACGTCGGCGTGGTGCCGGCGCTGGGCATCGCCGGCCTGTCCAGCTTCAAGAGCGTCAAGCGGCGCATGGAGAAGGTCGCCGAGGTCAAGGGCGTGACCATCTATGACGACTTCGCCCACCACCCGACCGCCATCGCCACCACCCTCGACGGCCTGCGCAAGCGCGTCGGCGACGCGCCGGTGATCGCGGTGATCGAGCCGCGCTCCAATTCCATGAAGCTCGGCGCCCACCGCGACGGCCTGCCGGCTTCCGTGGTGCAGGCCGACCGGGTGTACTGGTACGCGCCGGCCAACCTCGGTTGGGATCTGGCTGCCACGGTGGCCGGCTCGACGGTGCCGACCGAAGTCTGCGACTCGCTGGAGGCCATCATTGCCGGGGTCAAGGCCCACGCCGCGCCCGGCACCCAGGTGGTGGTCATGAGCAACGGCGGTTTCGGCGGCTTGCACGGCAAGCTGGCGGCGGCTCTGGCGTAA
- the ubiX gene encoding flavin prenyltransferase UbiX has translation MNGPARITLAMTGASGAQYGLRLLDCLVQEDREVHFLISKAAQLVMATETDVTLPAKPQAMQQFLSEYTGAAPGQIRVYGKEDWMAPPASGSGAPGAMVVVPCSTGTLSAIATGACNNLIERAADVVLKERRQLILVPREAPYSSIHLENMLKLSNLGVTILPASPGFYHQPQTLDDLVDFVVARILNCLDIPQDMLPRWGEHHLSSDD, from the coding sequence ATGAACGGTCCCGCACGCATCACCCTGGCCATGACCGGCGCCTCTGGCGCCCAGTACGGCCTGCGCCTGCTCGACTGCCTGGTGCAGGAAGACCGCGAGGTGCACTTCCTGATCTCCAAGGCCGCGCAGCTGGTGATGGCCACCGAGACCGACGTCACCCTGCCGGCCAAGCCGCAGGCCATGCAGCAGTTCCTCTCCGAGTACACCGGCGCCGCTCCCGGGCAGATCCGCGTGTACGGCAAGGAAGACTGGATGGCACCACCGGCATCCGGCTCCGGTGCGCCGGGCGCCATGGTGGTGGTGCCGTGCAGCACCGGCACCCTGTCGGCGATCGCTACCGGCGCCTGCAATAACCTGATCGAGCGCGCCGCCGACGTGGTGCTCAAGGAGCGCCGCCAGCTGATCCTGGTGCCGCGCGAGGCGCCGTACTCCAGCATCCACCTGGAGAACATGCTCAAGCTGTCCAACCTTGGCGTCACCATCCTGCCGGCCTCGCCGGGCTTCTACCACCAGCCGCAGACCCTCGACGACCTGGTCGACTTCGTGGTGGCGCGCATCCTCAACTGCCTGGACATTCCCCAGGACATGCTGCCGCGCTGGGGCGAGCACCACCTGTCCAGCGATGACTGA
- a CDS encoding YceK/YidQ family lipoprotein, with product MTERAGLLGLSLLLALSGCASVRTLDAAKPGAPIIYSGTRLDWYSLNGGCCPRDRFGAEAPKYAGLDLPASAVLDTLLLPLALAAELGVNLGIQGGN from the coding sequence ATGACTGAACGCGCCGGCCTGCTGGGCCTGAGCCTGCTGCTGGCGCTGTCCGGCTGCGCCAGCGTGCGTACCCTGGATGCGGCCAAGCCGGGGGCGCCGATCATCTATTCCGGAACGCGACTGGACTGGTATTCGCTGAATGGCGGTTGCTGCCCGCGTGATCGTTTTGGCGCCGAGGCGCCCAAGTACGCCGGGCTCGATCTGCCGGCCAGTGCTGTGCTGGATACCCTGCTGCTGCCGCTGGCCCTGGCCGCCGAGCTGGGCGTAAACCTGGGGATCCAGGGTGGTAACTGA
- a CDS encoding class I SAM-dependent methyltransferase yields the protein MQFYDQHILPRLIDFACGMGQVMKTRSKVVPQATGRVLEIGIGTGLNLSFYDAQKVSAIVGVDPAAQMQTLARQRAAAIGIPVEMVALELGQIQAADASFDSIVCTFTLCTIPDPLAALVEMRRVLKPGGKLLFSEHGRAPDLKVRLWQDRLTPLWKPLAGGCHLNRDIPALLKAGGFQVREVQAGYLPGPRPMTWVWYGWAE from the coding sequence ATGCAGTTCTACGACCAGCACATCCTGCCGCGGCTGATCGATTTCGCCTGCGGCATGGGCCAGGTGATGAAGACCCGCTCGAAGGTAGTGCCCCAGGCCACAGGCCGGGTGCTGGAAATCGGCATCGGCACCGGGCTCAACCTGAGCTTCTACGATGCGCAGAAGGTCAGCGCCATAGTCGGCGTCGACCCCGCCGCGCAGATGCAGACCCTGGCCCGCCAACGCGCCGCAGCCATTGGCATCCCGGTGGAAATGGTCGCTCTCGAACTGGGGCAGATCCAGGCCGCCGACGCCAGCTTCGACAGCATCGTCTGCACCTTCACCCTCTGTACCATCCCCGATCCGCTGGCCGCCCTGGTGGAAATGCGCCGGGTGCTCAAGCCCGGCGGCAAGCTGCTGTTCAGCGAGCACGGGCGCGCGCCGGATCTCAAGGTGCGCCTGTGGCAGGATCGCCTGACGCCACTGTGGAAGCCGCTGGCCGGCGGCTGCCACCTCAACCGCGACATCCCTGCGCTGCTCAAGGCCGGTGGCTTCCAGGTGCGGGAAGTCCAGGCCGGCTACCTGCCGGGCCCGCGGCCGATGACCTGGGTCTGGTACGGCTGGGCCGAGTAG
- a CDS encoding NAD(P)H-binding protein, producing MYLTPQHILLAGATGLTGEHLLDRLLSEPTISRVLAPSRRPLAEHPHLDNPVGELAELLPALQGPIDAAFCCLGSTIKQAGSQEAFRAIDFELVLSFARRARELGARHLLVISALGADANSSVFYNRVKGDMEAALRAMDWPQLTIARPSLLLGARQEPRIGELLAAPFMRWLPGKYRGIEAAALARALWRLALEEGDSVRLVESDELRRLGR from the coding sequence ATGTACCTGACGCCCCAGCACATCCTCCTCGCCGGCGCCACCGGCCTCACCGGCGAACACCTGCTCGACCGCCTGCTCAGCGAGCCGACCATCAGCCGCGTGCTGGCCCCCAGCCGCCGGCCGCTGGCCGAGCACCCGCACCTGGACAACCCGGTGGGCGAACTGGCCGAGCTGCTGCCGGCATTGCAGGGGCCGATCGACGCAGCCTTCTGCTGCCTGGGCAGCACCATCAAGCAGGCCGGCTCGCAGGAGGCCTTCCGCGCCATCGACTTCGAGCTGGTGCTGAGCTTCGCCCGCCGCGCCCGCGAGCTGGGCGCGCGCCACCTGCTGGTGATCAGCGCGCTGGGCGCCGATGCCAACTCCTCGGTGTTCTACAACCGGGTCAAGGGCGACATGGAGGCCGCCCTGCGCGCCATGGACTGGCCGCAACTGACCATCGCCCGCCCCTCGCTGCTGCTCGGTGCACGCCAGGAGCCACGCATCGGCGAGCTGCTGGCCGCGCCCTTCATGCGCTGGCTGCCCGGCAAGTACCGCGGCATCGAGGCCGCTGCCCTGGCCCGGGCGCTGTGGCGCCTGGCCCTGGAGGAAGGCGACAGCGTGCGCCTGGTGGAGTCGGACGAACTGCGCCGCCTGGGGCGCTGA
- a CDS encoding C13 family peptidase — protein sequence MSAMPRLLAPLTLALLLAACGDGEPLLPANAVLPDGGRYRGEVVDGLLQGQGRLDYASGAWYAGGFKDGLQEGRGEWHSADGSHYAGEFHQGLFADHGKLTYSDGSWYEGQFKLGRMDGEGHLQQNGLEYRGEFRKDRYHGQGTLKWGDGSSYQGHFVRGEPDGEGMRSDGEQRYSGTFKRGVLSGAGLYQGADGEHYSGEFRNDQFHGQGRYQDGSGNVWSGQFKDGALSGQGDYLGADGERYSGEFRYWRYHGQGTLHLADGSSYQGHFARGEYAGQGTLTAANGEQTRGTWQAGQLLPDPLELGLLQQGELLQQAIAKLPASTPAVELYSLTLAGDGKQSVFLREADYVAKLLGERFGARGGINLSNHRDHFTDRPLATRENLTRAVRALAERSGAEDLVFIYLTSHGSRDHQLSLDQPRLQLDNLPAKDFASLLQPLKDRYKVVVISACYSGGFIPPLQDDKTLVMTAARADRVSFGCSEENDFTYFGRALFAEALGETDDLQRAFELAKAKVAEREKAEDFQASEPQLWAPKAVLQHWRQLRESQARQALTAASAAPEKLQ from the coding sequence ATGTCCGCCATGCCCCGCCTGCTTGCCCCCTTGACCCTCGCCCTGCTGCTCGCTGCCTGCGGCGATGGCGAACCGCTGCTGCCGGCCAATGCCGTGCTGCCGGACGGCGGGCGCTACCGCGGCGAGGTGGTCGACGGCCTGCTGCAGGGCCAGGGTCGCCTCGACTACGCCAGCGGTGCCTGGTACGCCGGCGGCTTCAAGGACGGTCTGCAGGAAGGCCGCGGCGAATGGCACAGCGCCGATGGCAGCCACTATGCCGGCGAGTTCCACCAGGGCCTGTTCGCCGACCACGGCAAACTCACCTACAGCGACGGCAGCTGGTACGAAGGCCAGTTCAAGCTCGGCCGCATGGACGGCGAAGGCCACCTGCAGCAGAACGGCCTGGAGTACCGCGGCGAGTTCCGCAAGGATCGCTACCACGGCCAGGGCACCCTGAAGTGGGGTGACGGCAGCAGCTACCAGGGCCATTTCGTGCGCGGCGAGCCGGACGGCGAAGGCATGCGCAGCGACGGCGAGCAGCGCTACAGCGGCACCTTCAAGCGCGGCGTGCTGAGCGGCGCCGGCCTCTACCAGGGCGCCGACGGCGAGCACTACAGCGGCGAATTCCGCAACGACCAGTTCCACGGCCAGGGACGCTACCAGGACGGCAGCGGCAATGTCTGGAGCGGCCAGTTCAAGGACGGCGCGCTGAGCGGCCAGGGCGACTACCTGGGCGCCGATGGCGAACGCTACAGCGGCGAGTTTCGCTACTGGCGCTACCACGGCCAGGGTACCCTGCACCTGGCCGACGGCAGCAGCTACCAGGGCCACTTCGCCCGTGGCGAGTACGCCGGCCAGGGCACCCTGACCGCCGCCAACGGCGAGCAGACCCGCGGCACCTGGCAAGCCGGCCAGCTGCTGCCCGACCCGCTCGAGCTGGGTCTGCTGCAACAGGGCGAACTGCTGCAGCAGGCCATCGCCAAGCTGCCGGCCTCGACCCCGGCGGTGGAGCTGTACAGCCTGACCCTGGCCGGCGACGGCAAGCAGAGCGTGTTCCTGCGCGAAGCCGACTACGTGGCCAAGCTGCTCGGCGAGCGCTTCGGTGCACGCGGCGGGATCAACCTGAGCAACCACCGCGACCACTTCACCGACCGCCCGCTGGCCACCCGCGAGAACCTCACCCGCGCCGTGCGCGCCCTGGCCGAGCGCAGCGGCGCGGAAGACCTGGTGTTCATCTACCTGACCAGCCACGGCTCGCGCGACCACCAGCTGAGCCTGGATCAGCCGCGCCTGCAGCTGGACAACCTGCCGGCCAAGGACTTCGCCAGCCTGCTGCAGCCGCTCAAGGATCGCTACAAGGTGGTGGTGATCTCGGCCTGCTATTCCGGCGGCTTCATCCCGCCGCTGCAGGACGACAAGACCCTGGTGATGACCGCCGCCCGCGCCGACCGGGTGTCGTTCGGCTGCTCCGAGGAAAACGACTTCACCTACTTTGGCCGCGCCCTGTTCGCCGAAGCCCTGGGCGAAACCGACGACCTGCAGCGCGCCTTCGAACTGGCCAAGGCGAAAGTTGCCGAACGAGAGAAGGCCGAGGATTTCCAGGCCTCCGAGCCACAGCTTTGGGCGCCCAAGGCGGTGCTGCAGCACTGGCGCCAGCTGCGCGAAAGCCAGGCGCGCCAGGCCCTGACCGCCGCCAGCGCAGCGCCCGAGAAGCTGCAGTGA